AAAAATTTATAAACTTTTAATGTTATTTAGTATAACATTGTTGATGTCTTTTAGTTCTTCTAAAGACTGTGGTATTTTAAAGGATAATACTTTTACCTACAGAAATTCAAAGAAAGAGGTTATTGTTGTTTTTAAAGATAATAAACATGTAGAATATCATAATAACGAAGAGTATTATATTAAGTCTGATATAGAGTGGGTAAATAATTGTGAATATTATTTAATAATAAAAGAATCTACTCTGCCCAATTTTCCATTCAAAATGGGAACAAAGATGCATATTGTTGTAAATAAAGTTAGAGGTAAAAAAGTTTATTATACTTCCTCTTTAGGAGGAAGATCTTGGGAAGGAAGATTAACAAAAAGAGCACCTAAGAAATAGATAATTTACTTACTTTTAATCATATTAAAATTTCTTTTTTCCGAAGTTTATGTTTAATCTAAATGATAAATTTCCATTATATCTTCTAAGTATTTTTCGAAATCAATTTTAAGATCTATTAATTTTCCAGTATGAATATCAAGAACCCAACCATGTACCTTTAAACCACGGTCTCTAAAAGCTTTTTGTATAGCAGCTGTTTTAATTAAATTAACACATTGTTCTTTAACATTTAACTCTACTAAACGTTCGTATTTTTTCTCTTCATCCTTTATAGCATTAAGTTCTTCTGAATGAATTCTATAAACATCTCTAATATTTCTTAACCATGGGTTTAAAATACCCAGATCTGCAGATTGCATAGCAGCTTTAACACCACCACAACCATAATGACCACAAACAATAACATGCTTAACTTTTAATATATCTACAGCGTAATTTATAACTGACATTGCATTTAGATCTATACTAATAACCATATTAGCTATATTTCTATGCACAAAAACCTCTCCTGGTTTTGCTCCCATTAACTCCTCGGCAGTAACTCTACTGTCTGAACAACCAATATATAATAATTCAGGATTTTGACCTTTTCCTAACTCTTCGAAATAATTTTTATCTTCAGATAATTTATCTTTTATCCATTTATCATTATTCTGAAATACTTTATCTAAATCCATTTTTTTTAAAGTTTTAATTATTTTCTTTTATCCAACTTACACATTTTTTAAAAGTCTTAAAGATGTGTTCTTCGGGGATAAAATCAGGAATAATATCAATTCTTTCCATCATGTATTTTGGCTGTGGTAATAGCCCTACAAATAAAACCTCAACGTTTTTTCTCTTTAAATCTTGCAGCATATCTTCCATAGCATATAAACCAGATTGATCCATATATTGCATTCTTCCTAAACGTAGAATTACTGTTTTTGCTGTATCAGGAATCTGAAGATATAGCGCTTGAAAATCACTAGTTGAACCAAAAAATAGAGGTCCTTTTATGTGTTTTATAAAAACTTTTTCTTTTAAGCTTTCAGGAAAACTTGTTTCATCATCCCAAGCTTCTTCTTTTAAAGTTTTAACATCTGAACGTTCTGCAGTTAAATCTCCAATTTTTTTCATAAACATTAAGGAAGCTATTACTAAACCTATACCAACTGCGTAAACTAAATTCCAGAATGTTGATAGTAATAAAACAATCATCATAATTAATACTTCAGAACTTAATTTAATCGGTCCAAATTTAATGTCTCTTGGTAAAAATGGTATTGCTTTTAGTCCTTTATAATCCATTACTCCAATACCAACTGTTATTAAAATACCCGCTAAAACTGCTGCCGGAATCTTAGAAGCAATAGGTCCTAAACCTAGCATGATAATTAATAACATAATTCCTGCTATCATACCAGAAAGCTTTGTTTTACCACCAGCATTAATGTTCACTACAGTTCTTATTGTTGCTCCTGCTCCTGGAATTCCACCAAACAAAGCAGCAATACTGTTCCCTATTCCTTGACCAATTAACTCTCTATTAGGCTTATGTTTTGTTTTGGTCATATTATCTGCAACAACACTTGTTAAAAGCGAATCTATTGCTCCCAAAAGGGATAATGTTAAGGCTGTAAAAATATAGGGAGTAATGTTGTTCAAAGAAAAAGTTGTAAATATTTCCCACTTTATTTGTGGTATTCCACCAGGAATTTCTTGAATGGTTCTATATTCTAAGTTAAAAGCAACTGCAATTCCAGACATTACAATAAGTGCAACTAATGTGCTAGGAACCTTTGTTGTTATTCGCTTAAAACCATAAATAATTATAATTGTACCTAAAGCAAGTAAAAGTTCTAGCCAATTAATAAATTGTAGAGCTCTTGGTATTGCTTTTATAGCGCCTAAAGCACCAGAAGTTTCTTTAGCCGCTAGCGTTTGAGATTCTGTTGTTATATCAGAAGAAGATATTAATTTACCTCTTCTATTTGTTTCTTCAAAATTTTCTAAAACTAATATACCTTCACCTGCTTCTTCTTTTAAGATGTTTTTGAGAATTACTTCTTGGGCTTGTGTATTAAATTTTGATACAAATTCTATATCTTCTTTTGGGTAATAACCAACAGAAGGTAGTATTTGAGTCAATAAAATAATTAATCCAATTGCTGTCATAAAACCAGACACAACTGGGTAAGGAATGTACCTAATATATTTACCCAATCCAATAAGTCCTAATCCTATTTGAAATAAACCAGCTAATACAAATACCGTTAAAATTGCTGGTAACGCTTTAGTTACATCACCATCATTTGCGGCAATTATACCTGCAATAACAACCATACTTACTGCAGTCATTGGTGCAGTTGGTCCAGATATTTGAGTACTTGTTCCTCCAAATAAAGCAGCAAAGAAACTAATAAAAATTGCTCCATAAAGTCCTGCAGTTGGTCCTAGTCCAGAAGAAACCCCAAAAGCTAATGCTAAAGGTAGGGCAACAATACCTGCAGTTATTCCACCAAATGCATCACCTTTTATATTTGAAAATAATTTTTTCATATTTTTTTTAATAGAATATTTTTATTAACCCACAATTTAGTACTTATTATTTAAAAAAAAGCCAATCCTAAAAAGGATTGGCTTTTCTAAACAATTAATTTTTAATTAGTAAAAGGTTACTAAACCGTCGGTAATATCATACATAGCTCCAACAATTGCAATTTCTCCATTATCTTCCATTTCCTTTAAAACAGGGCTTTGAACACGAATATTATCAATTGTCATATGAACATTTTTATCAGAAACTTCATTTACAAAATCCATGTTGCTAGAGTTTCTTAAGCTTGGATCTTTTGGTTCTATTACTGCCTTAACTGCTGGTTTTATTTTACTAATTAAAGCAGTTAAGTTTCCTAACTTTGCATCATCACAAGCACCCTTTATTGCTCCACAAGCTGTATGCCCTAAAACAACAATTACTTTGGTTCCTGCTAATTTACAAGCAAACTCCATACTTCCTAAAATATCTTCATTTACAAAATTACCTGCAATTCTTACACTAAAAACATCTCCGAAACCTTGATCAAAAATTAATTCTGCAGAAACTCTAGAGTCTATACAACTTAAAATAGTAGCGAAAGGAAACTGACCTTCGCTAGTATCATTTACTTGTTCTAAAAGGTTTCTATTTATTTTTAAATTATTTTGAAATCTTTGGTTACCTTCTTTTAAAAAATCTAACGCTTTTTTAGGCGTCATGGTTGCTTGAGTTTCTTTTGTATGTGCTTTCATGGTGTTTTTTATGTTGTTAAAATTAATGAACAATCAAGGTTTTTGATTATACTTTTAATGTCTGGTTTTACTGAGTTTATCTCTTGTCCTTCTCTATTAATAAAAAGTAAGTTTACTTTACTTTTAGATAAGTAGTTAGAAATGTTTTTTATTACGTTATCACCTTTTTCAAAAACAAATTCTACAATCTTCTTAGATGAATCGGTAGTATTATTAGAATTTAATTTATCATCATTGATACAAAAAGATGTTAAAGATTTATCTGAATAAGAAACTATAGTTTCTGCAAATTTATTTGAAAACGTATTTATATTATCTAATACACCTAAAGAAATATCTGAACTTGCATCTAATAAATTATTATCTGAAGCAATCATAACAGTACCAGAATATTCTTTTAATACATGACTTATAATATTATCTCCAATAAAAGACAAAACTTTAGATTTACTTTTACCTAAAACAATAATGTCTGGGTTGGTTTCTTTAATTTCTTTACTAATTTCATTTTTTAAATTACCAAAAGAAATTTTGTAATCAATTTTTACATCTTCATTTTTAGATTGCTCTTTAATAATTTTTTTAATTTTATTATCTGCTTCTAAAAATTTCTCATTTATGGTTCTCATTGCAGAAAGCTGACTTTCTTTTTCTACAATATCTATAGCTTTTTTAACACAGAAAAAGTTAATTTCTCCATCTACTATTTTAGCTAAATTTACACCATTTTTTATAATTTTTTCTGTTGATGAATCTATATCTGAAAGTACCAATATTTTACATTTCTGTTTCATATATTTAGGCTGATTTTTTTCTTAAATTAAAAAATTCTATATAACTTGGTGGGTTTTCAACAATTCCTCTTTCAGAAGTTAATTGAATATCGATGTTTCTTTCTGTTGCTTTAAAAGCAAAATCTTCTAAAATTTCTATAATATCATTATCTAAATATCTAGTTTTTCTAACATCTAATTCTAAAAAAGTATCTCTTGGTAAACTGTCTAATTCTTTTAAAATAGCACCTTTGTTAAAGAAAGTAACTTCTTCTGCAAGTGTCATTTTAATTCTGTGTTTTCCATTACTTTTATCTTCAATATGAAGAAAGTGAGAATTTTGAAAACTCTTTATTAATATTACTACAATACCAACTGCTAAACCTAAACCAATACCAACTAATAAATCTGTAAAAACAATACCTACAACAGTTACTGTAAAAGGGATCCATTGTTTCCATCCCAATTGTACCATTTCTTTAAAAACACTAGGTTTTGCTAATTTGTAACCAACAATTAATAAGATTGCAGCTAAAACAGATAAAGGAATTTTATTTAATAAAGTAGGAATTAAAATTACAGAAATTAATAATAATAAACCATGAATAATTGCAGAGATCTTTGTTCTACCACCAGATTGTATATTTGCAGAACTCCTTACAATTACTTGTGTAATTGGCAAACCACCAATTAAACCAGAAATAATATTTCCTGTTCCTTGTGCTAATAATTCTCTATTTGTTGGTGTTACATTTTTATGCGGATCTAATTTATCAGTAGCTTCTACACACAATAAAGTTTCTAAACTTGCAACTAAAGCTATCGTAAAACCTGTTACCCAAACTTGTGGATTTGAAATTGCACTAAAATTAGGAAAACTAAATTGTCCTAAAAAAGAATCTAAACTATCAGGAACAGGCACACTTACTAAATGTTGTGAGCTGATACCGTATTTAGAACTTCCACTTGTTGCAAAATAGTAAACAATACCAGCAACAACTGCTACTAAAGGACCTTGTATTATCTGAAAAAACTTACCTTTTTTAGATAAAACATTACTCCAAAGTATTAAAATTGCTAAACCAATAAAACCTACAATTGTAGCACCTAAACTAATATTGTTAAGTGAACTAAAAATTTCTGAGAATGTGTTTTGTCCATCTACTTGAAAGAATGCAAAATCTCCTTCAGGATCTGAATCATAGCCAAAAAAGTGAGGAATTTGTTTTAAGATGATAATGATACCAATACCTGTTAACATTCCTTTAATTACCGATGAAGGAAAATAATAACCAATAATTCCTGCTTTTAGTAAACCAAAAATTAATTGAATAATTCCTCCTAAAACTACTGCTACTAAAAAATTTTCATAACTACCTAAAGTTCCAATAGCTGTTAAGACTATTGCAGCTAAACCTGCTGCAGGACCACTTACTCCTATTTTAGAGCCACTTAAAGCTCCAACTATTGTACCTCCAATAATTCCGGAAATTAGACCAGCAAAAAGTGGTGCACCACTTGCTAATGCAATACCTAAACATAATGGTAATGCTACGAAAAATACTACTACACTTGCTGGTAGGTCGTTTTTAATGTACTTAAACATATATATATAATATTTTATCCCTAAATAATTTGATTTAGAGATTTTGAATTTTAAAAAATAATTGAATTTGTCTTAATTAACCAGATGTTACGACAAGAATTCTGGTGGTGGAGTGGTATTCTTTGGGTATTCTGAAATATAAGTTTTAGATTGAAAACTTACATTTTTCTTTTTCTGAATTCTATTTAAGAATAAAGAACTGAATTGTTCAGTTGGATTAATTTTAACTTCTAAGTCCTTAGAAGCTTCTTTACCTTTATTTTCTTCTTCTTCAGTCATATCAAGAAATAACGCAACATCCTGACCGTCATCAAAAAAACTAATTACTGTAGGAGTAATTAAGGCTGTTGAAAACATAAGGATAAAAAAAAGTGCAATTTTAACTCTCAATGATTATCTGGATTTGTTGCGAAAATAGTAAAGGTTTTCTGAATAATTGTTAAATAAAAATTAAAAATTGTTCAACAGTTTTATGTCTTCAGCAATTATCCAACCTAATTTTCCGTCGTTAATTTTAACTTTCTTCCAATTATCAACAGCATCTAAAACAATAACTTTTGTTCCTTCGTGTAACGTAAAAACGATTTCAGAATTTAAAGTAGGTGCATTTCTAATTTCAGTTTTCTCAGCAAAAACAATCGCTTCTTTATTTTTCTTAGAGATATTATATTGATTATAAGTAATAAATAGAGAAGCTAATAAGAATATAAAACTACCAATACTCGTAACAAAGTAGAATCGTTTTCTTGATGGAACTTCAGCAAAATAAAATAGTAAAAACAATAAACTACCTAGTATTGAAAAGACAATTACAACAATTGCCCATTCGTTGTAAGTTAGTTTTTGTAAATAATTTGTATTAAATTTTTGCAAAACAGTTTGCGGTAACACTTCGATGTTGTCTAGTGCCAATCTTTTTGCAAAGACCAAATTATTTTTTACATCTTCATTAGAAGGATCTAATTTTAGAGCCTTTTCATAATAATAAATTGAAGGTCCAACCTTGTTTAGTTTGTAATACGAATTTCCTAAATTATAATACAATTCTGTAGATACTAATTCTTTAGCTTCTACTTTTTTATATTTTTCTATTGCTTCTTCGAATTTGCCATTTTTATACAAATTGTTTGCAGCAACAAATAAGCTATCTACATCTTGTGCAGTAACTGAATTGGTAATTATCAATAATAAAAATAAGATTT
The window above is part of the Polaribacter sp. SA4-12 genome. Proteins encoded here:
- a CDS encoding carbonic anhydrase, which encodes MDLDKVFQNNDKWIKDKLSEDKNYFEELGKGQNPELLYIGCSDSRVTAEELMGAKPGEVFVHRNIANMVISIDLNAMSVINYAVDILKVKHVIVCGHYGCGGVKAAMQSADLGILNPWLRNIRDVYRIHSEELNAIKDEEKKYERLVELNVKEQCVNLIKTAAIQKAFRDRGLKVHGWVLDIHTGKLIDLKIDFEKYLEDIMEIYHLD
- a CDS encoding SulP family inorganic anion transporter is translated as MKKLFSNIKGDAFGGITAGIVALPLALAFGVSSGLGPTAGLYGAIFISFFAALFGGTSTQISGPTAPMTAVSMVVIAGIIAANDGDVTKALPAILTVFVLAGLFQIGLGLIGLGKYIRYIPYPVVSGFMTAIGLIILLTQILPSVGYYPKEDIEFVSKFNTQAQEVILKNILKEEAGEGILVLENFEETNRRGKLISSSDITTESQTLAAKETSGALGAIKAIPRALQFINWLELLLALGTIIIIYGFKRITTKVPSTLVALIVMSGIAVAFNLEYRTIQEIPGGIPQIKWEIFTTFSLNNITPYIFTALTLSLLGAIDSLLTSVVADNMTKTKHKPNRELIGQGIGNSIAALFGGIPGAGATIRTVVNINAGGKTKLSGMIAGIMLLIIMLGLGPIASKIPAAVLAGILITVGIGVMDYKGLKAIPFLPRDIKFGPIKLSSEVLIMMIVLLLSTFWNLVYAVGIGLVIASLMFMKKIGDLTAERSDVKTLKEEAWDDETSFPESLKEKVFIKHIKGPLFFGSTSDFQALYLQIPDTAKTVILRLGRMQYMDQSGLYAMEDMLQDLKRKNVEVLFVGLLPQPKYMMERIDIIPDFIPEEHIFKTFKKCVSWIKENN
- a CDS encoding carbonic anhydrase family protein; protein product: MKAHTKETQATMTPKKALDFLKEGNQRFQNNLKINRNLLEQVNDTSEGQFPFATILSCIDSRVSAELIFDQGFGDVFSVRIAGNFVNEDILGSMEFACKLAGTKVIVVLGHTACGAIKGACDDAKLGNLTALISKIKPAVKAVIEPKDPSLRNSSNMDFVNEVSDKNVHMTIDNIRVQSPVLKEMEDNGEIAIVGAMYDITDGLVTFY
- a CDS encoding universal stress protein translates to MKQKCKILVLSDIDSSTEKIIKNGVNLAKIVDGEINFFCVKKAIDIVEKESQLSAMRTINEKFLEADNKIKKIIKEQSKNEDVKIDYKISFGNLKNEISKEIKETNPDIIVLGKSKSKVLSFIGDNIISHVLKEYSGTVMIASDNNLLDASSDISLGVLDNINTFSNKFAETIVSYSDKSLTSFCINDDKLNSNNTTDSSKKIVEFVFEKGDNVIKNISNYLSKSKVNLLFINREGQEINSVKPDIKSIIKNLDCSLILTT
- a CDS encoding SulP family inorganic anion transporter, with protein sequence MFKYIKNDLPASVVVFFVALPLCLGIALASGAPLFAGLISGIIGGTIVGALSGSKIGVSGPAAGLAAIVLTAIGTLGSYENFLVAVVLGGIIQLIFGLLKAGIIGYYFPSSVIKGMLTGIGIIIILKQIPHFFGYDSDPEGDFAFFQVDGQNTFSEIFSSLNNISLGATIVGFIGLAILILWSNVLSKKGKFFQIIQGPLVAVVAGIVYYFATSGSSKYGISSQHLVSVPVPDSLDSFLGQFSFPNFSAISNPQVWVTGFTIALVASLETLLCVEATDKLDPHKNVTPTNRELLAQGTGNIISGLIGGLPITQVIVRSSANIQSGGRTKISAIIHGLLLLISVILIPTLLNKIPLSVLAAILLIVGYKLAKPSVFKEMVQLGWKQWIPFTVTVVGIVFTDLLVGIGLGLAVGIVVILIKSFQNSHFLHIEDKSNGKHRIKMTLAEEVTFFNKGAILKELDSLPRDTFLELDVRKTRYLDNDIIEILEDFAFKATERNIDIQLTSERGIVENPPSYIEFFNLRKKSA
- a CDS encoding SH3 domain-containing protein, yielding MKKILFLLLIITNSVTAQDVDSLFVAANNLYKNGKFEEAIEKYKKVEAKELVSTELYYNLGNSYYKLNKVGPSIYYYEKALKLDPSNEDVKNNLVFAKRLALDNIEVLPQTVLQKFNTNYLQKLTYNEWAIVVIVFSILGSLLFLLFYFAEVPSRKRFYFVTSIGSFIFLLASLFITYNQYNISKKNKEAIVFAEKTEIRNAPTLNSEIVFTLHEGTKVIVLDAVDNWKKVKINDGKLGWIIAEDIKLLNNF